One genomic window of Panicum hallii strain FIL2 chromosome 6, PHallii_v3.1, whole genome shotgun sequence includes the following:
- the LOC112896581 gene encoding F-box protein SKIP28-like, giving the protein MLPTTATASAPPPPAAGAPASSGEPHAALLLALGHMRLRELLACARACRGLRDAVAGDPLLWRRLAVEPPLSHRITDEALLALADRAGGRLRSLHLLGCPRVSDAGLLRVVQRNPGVTELFVPRCTGLTADGLVKIIQFLHECKGNLNRVRLHGICKMTKHHLDVINSLICRSSQPDAQALYYNHRVHEVLNTDDSRPIDVDVCPLCRNVRLVFDCTRKDCRELKDGWSHCRGCFFCVARCETCGGCIDLEELGETGLACSDFLCMDCWLKLPKCSTCNRPYCERHSNLKENLSSSGQFTCQECTAFATSLESLGDGD; this is encoded by the exons ATGCTGCCGACAACCGCCAcggcctccgcgccgccgcctcccgcggccggcgccCCCGCCTCCTCGGgcgagccgcacgccgccctGCTCCTGGCGCTGGGCCACATGCGGCTGCGCGAGCTGCTGgcctgcgcgcgcgcgtgccgcGGCCTCCGCGACGCCGTCGCGGGGGACCCGCTCCTgtggcggcgcctcgccgtGGAGCCGCCGCTCAGCCACCGGATCACGGACGAGGCGCTCCTCGCGCTGGCGGAcagggcgggcgggcggctccGCTCGCTCCACCTCCTCGGGTGCCCCCGCGTCTCCGACGCCGGCCTGCTCCGCGTCGTCCAGCGCAACCCCGGCGTCACCGAG CTCTTTGTGCCCAGATGTACAGGATTAACTGCTGATGGTCTGGTGAAAATTATTCAGTTTCTTCATGAGTGCAAAGGCAATCTCAATCGTGTTCGACTCCATGGCATCTGCAAGATGACTAAACACCATCTCGATGTTATCAACTCTCTCATATGCAGAAGCAGCCAACCAGATGCCCAAGCACTCTACTACAACCATAGAGTCCATGAAGTGCTGAACACCGATGACAGTCGTCCCATTGATGTAGATGTGTGCCCATTGTGCAGAAATGTCAGGCTGGTGTTTGATTGTACAAGGAAGGACTGTAG GGAACTGAAGGATGGCTGGTCCCACTGTCGAGGCTGCTTCTTTTGTGTTGCTAGATGCGAAACATGTGGTGGGTGCATCGACCTTGAGGAGCTCGGTGAGACTGGACTAGCCTGCTCTGACTTCCTGTGTATGGACTGCTGGCTCAAGCTCCCAAAATGCTCCACATGTAATCGTCCCTACTGCGAGaggcattcaaatttgaaagaaAATTTATCATCGTCTGGCCAGTTCACCTGTCAAGAATGCACAGCGTTCGCTACCTCACTCGAAAGTCTGGGAGATGGTGATTAG